CGGTTTCGAGAAGGCAAAGAAGGGTGGCGTGAGAAGACAGACCAGCGGAAGAAGTTCGCGCCGTTCAGCCTGGATTCCTACGCTAAAGGTGAATTGGACATGGCGATCATGCCGCGTCCGTTAATCCCAATGACCGAAGCCGATATGGTGGACATCGAAGGCAAGAGGCTGGATAACGCTGGAAAGGCAAAAGATATTTTCTCTCAAGACAAGGTTCTAGAAGTCGCTGGGATTGCTGACGAGGAGGAGCGAAAGCAGATCATCGCAGATCGTGAACAGGCTTCTCAGAATCAAAACAATAATGCGCTAGGTGATTTGGCTCGCAGGGCTGCGCTAGGCGGTCCGGCAGGGGTTAGAGGGTTACTTGCTCCGTGAAATGGGACCCAAAAGATCGCCGGTACGAAGACGAGAACGGCCACCCGCTAACACAATCTGAGGTTCGGAAGCGGATTGAAGAATATATTGAGCACGGACAGCGGGAAGTAGATCGGCAGGCCAATAAGCTTTTTATCGGTGCTCTTTCACTCTCCGCCTTCTTTGAACTCCTCAGACACAAAATAACTTCATGGCATTCTGTTGCGGGATTGGCTGCTTATGGTGAGCCAGATAACAAGCAATGGTCTCGAATCAATCAGAAGATCCTCTCCGAATTGGACTTTCTAAACCGGTTTGAAGCCGAAGCCCAAGCGTCGTTTTTCGCCGCGGAAACCATAGCTTCTCAGGTTGTTACTTCACTCGGAAACAAGATCCCTGCTGGATTAGAAAGTCTTGTTGAGGAGCGCGTAGCCCAGGCATTACTAAAAGCGGCCCCGTCTGAGGCTGCCGTTGTAGCCCGATCGGTAGTTGCTGAGACGTTGGCTGATTCTGTCGCAGAGGCGAGTGTGATTGCTCAATCCGTCGAAGTGGCAGGCGCAGAGCCTTTAATTGGGGCAACTATTCCTAGTCGGGCAGGGATGTACGTTGATTCCACGTACGGCACATTTGAAAACAGCGTCAGGGATCGTGAATCGGATGCAGGGGCGGTCGGAGTGCGGCGCGTGTCAGAGAATGACGGGAATGTCTGCGAGGACTGCGAGGCGTGGGCAAGTGATGAATACGTCCCGCTGAGTGAAATTCAGGACATTGGCTCAGGGCAATGCGGCTCGCGGGATCGCTGCACGTTTGAGTTCTCTTATGAAGGCGTTGAGCCTTTAACGATTGATCGAAGGCTGACGGGCTAACGATGCTTGTAATTATTGACTGTCAAAAGCAGTTTCCAGCCGTCGAGCGCGTGATTGCGCCAGTATCGAGGGAGATAGGCCGAGCCAAAAAGCGTTCAGAGTGGATTATGGTTGTTACTTACGGTGGGCGCACTGTCACGCGAATCGCGAGTCAGTTACGGGGCTATCAAAAGGTGGTCAAAGTCAATAAGGATTATGACGACGGAAGTGCCGTGATATTTGAAAGATTATTCGCGTATCACTGGCGGAAGAAGAGCGCATTAGGTGTTAAGCACGTTGGCCGCGTTCGACACTTGCGAGTTGCGGGTGTGAATACTTCAGCGTGTGTAATGAAAACTGTAGACGGATTGCGGCGCTTTGTTCGTGTAACAGTCATCAGCGATGCGTGTGCGAATTCAGCCAACATGAAGTCTCCTTTAAGTCCCGAAATTCATCACAAGGGCGCATTGCGCCGCATGGCTAAGTGGAACAACGTTACGATTGGCTAAACCGTGGGAAGGTATTCCAAGATTGACATCGCCCTGTTGGCGGTCAGCGGCAAAAAACTACGCACGCAGATTAAGTACCTATGCGCAGAGGATCTGGATTACGGTCTCTATCGCGATGTCTACGTGTTCAAACAAGATCGCCGATACGTTGTTAAGGTCGAGCGCGATATGTCCACGGGCCAGTTTGCAAACGTAACCGAATGGCGCAACTGGATCGACAATGAAGAATGGAAAGAGTTCTCCCGATGGTTAGCGCCCTGCCATGCCATTACAGAAAGCGGACAAATTCTCATTCAACGTCGAGTGTATTCACATTCACTTGATCATTACCCAGAACGAATTCCCGCCCTATTTACCGACACGAAACGTACTAACTTTGGATGGATCGGTAGTCGGTTTGTCTGCTGCGACTATTCATATCTGCTATCAGCATCGTTCCGACTTAAGAAAGTGAAGTGGTGGGATGTTGATTCCCCTCCCAAAACGTAAACCTCTGGACTGTGTTTTTCTTTGTTCGGAGGATATTTCACTAACTCATGCCAGATCCTAAACCTGAAACCACGTCTGAGGAGACGGACAAAACACCGGAAGGCAAAGATAAGGCGGGTACTCAGCCCAAATCTGAGGACGCACTGAAGTTCACGCAAGCAGACCTTGATCGCGTAGCCGCCAAGACTCGTGAAGAGGAAAAGGAAAAGGCGCGCAAGGCCAAGGAAAAAGAGGACGCGGCCCGAGCGGAAGCGGAGGCCAAAGAGCAGGGTAAGTTCCAGCAGCTAGCAGAAGCCAGACAAAAGGAACTTGATGAGATTACGCCGAAATTGGAAGCAGCCGAAGCGGAACTTAAAGAACTTAAACCCGCATTTGCTGCCCTGATTGACGCGGAACTCAAAACCCTGCCAGAAGATGTTGTTGAAGCTGGCCCGGCCAAATTCGATGACTCGAAAACACTAACAAACCCTCTTGATGTTGCTGCGTGGTTGCCCAATGGAAAAAAACTCGCTGAGAAGCTGAACGGCCAGTCCGCAAAACCAGGAGCGAAGATCGATCCGAAAGAGATCGGCGCTCCGGGAAATGAAGCGGCCGACCGGCAAGCCAGAGCACAAGCGCGGCGAGCCTACCGAGATTAAGGAGAATACAACATGGCAGACGTGGTTTTAGTAACCGCAGGCCAGTTGCGGGTGGAGGAGAGTCTTGAGCAAGACACCAAACCCGCAGGCGTGGCTATTGCGGCAGGACAAAGCGTGCGACAAGACGCCACAACCGGAAAGTGGGCATTAGCCGACGCTTCCGTAGCGGGAACCGCGGATGCCTATGGCATGGCCGTTAAGACCGTCCCGGCTGGCCTTCCAGTGACCGCAATCCGGCGTGGCGTTATTGAAGGTTTTGATCTGACGGATCAGGATTACGGCGAACAGATTTTCCTTTCGGACACAGCCGGCGCAATCGCGGACGCCGCTGGAACGGTGTCCAAAGTTGTGGGTGATGTTACGTCTGTTCACACTCACCTAATGGGCGGCACGCCCGACAAGCTTTTGCGGGTTAACTACTCAGGGGAGGTATCAGTCTAATGGCTAACATCATCCCTTATGGATTCCGCGACATGCGGGATCTTGCCGACACCGCTGTTACTGAGGCGCTGGTTCCGCGAATCGACAAAGCGATCGTGGACACCGTGGAGTTTCACAACGAAGAGATGGATCGCGTGATGGATTTCTTCGTCAAGCGCACTACTGATTACAAGGTTAAATACAGAACACCTACGTCCGCTCGGCTGATGGGTCTGGACGAACACGGTCGTGCGCGTAAGATTCGACCGGGCGCGGAGTACGAGATCGGCCTTCCGATTCAAGCCGCAGGACTTGCGGAGGGCGCGACGGACACCACTCGTCTACTCGAAACCGTTCAAGATGTGATGGACATCACGGCAACGATGACTCTGGCTGACAAGAACTGGATGCTGGATCACGTTCTCGCCGCGTTGTTCAACGCTACAACCTGGACGTTTCCCGATGACCGTTACGGCGATCTCGTGGTTCAGCCGATTGCCAACGGCGATACTGTGACCTACCTCAAGAAGAACGGCGCCGCTGCGACCGCAGATCACGTTAACGGACAAGCCGCCGCCATTGCGGATGCCACTAACCCTTTCCCTGGAATTTACTCGCGGCTGACAAGACCCGCTGCAAACTCAGGCGAGGTGGTCTCATTCGTGGCCGAAAATCTCGTGACGAGTATCGAGGGACTCGGAAACTTCATTGAGTATTCCGATCCCGATGTTCGCCAACCCGCAAACACCGAAGAGCTGATCGGTAGGCTGCCCGATACGATGCCTGGAATGGTGCTGGGCAAGGTGGATAAGGTGTGGGTTGTTCAGTGGGACCGCCTCCCTGACAGCTACGTCCTGTCCACCGTGACCGGGGGTGAGCGTCCGCTGGCAATGCGTGAGTATCCAGTGGCCGCGCTGAAGGGCTTCCGGCGGGCAGGTCAACGCAATGACTACCCGTACTTTGAAACCCAATTCAAACGCGATGCGGGTTTCGGAGCATGGAACAGAGTCGCGGCGGATGTGCTTGAAATCGGCGATGCGTCTTATGACGTGCCGACTGGATACGAGTCTCCGATGCAGTAAACCCAACCTGAAAGCGGGGCGTGGGCTTCGGTTCACCCCCCTGCTCTTCGGAGGATTCAACATGAAAAAGTTATCTCTGTGTTTCGCGCTTCTCTTATTCGCGGTTCCGGCATTTGCCCAGCAGTCCATGAGGTCCGGGGGTGGTGAGGTTTCGATTAGTCGAACCGGGCAGACGCTCATTAAGTCTCGTTCGGATAAGTCAATCACCGTTAGCAGTCCTGTGGCGGATCTCACCGTTGTAGGGGCGCTGAATAGTTGCGTTGACGCCGGCGCGAACGACACTTATACGTGCTCTCTGTCTCCCGCTCCATTGGCTTATGCGACGGGCCAGGTTTTTTGGTTCAAAGCTGCCACAGCTAACACCACGGCGGCGACGGTCAACTTCAATTCACTTGGTGCTAAGACGATTAAGAAGGTTGCTGGTGGAATCACTACCGACCTCGCCACTGGAGACATTCGGGCAGGCCAATGGGTTGCTCTTATCTACGACGGCACGAACATGCAAATGCTGTCGGATTCTGGCGCCGTGGACGCGGGTGGAACTGTTACCAGTGTGTCCGGCACTGCGAATCAGATAAGCGTGGCGACGGGAACAACGACGCCTGTCCTTTCTCTTCCCGCGGCGATTACAGCGCCAGGAACGCTCACAATCACTACAAGCCTAACAGTTGGATCAGGCACAGCAGTAACGCGAATCGGGTATTACACGGCCTCGCTGACTCCGGCTGAAGTGGCGGCGAATACCTGCGCAGAAGAGTTGTTTACTGTTACCGGAATAACCGCCGGCGACGCGGTGTTCGTGAATAAGCCCACAGCTCAGGCAGGACTTGGAATAGGTGGCGTTAGAGCAAGCGGAGCAAACCAGGTGGGGATTAACTTCTGCAACAACACCGGCGCACCAATTACACCAACCGCGGCTCAGTCTTACATCTTTGGAGTGATTCGATAATGGCAAGCAACGCAGCAAGGGTTCTTCGTCGCGCTCAGGCACTAAATCGCTTAAGTTCTCTGTCTGAACTCCTCTCTGAGAATCTTGGTGTAGAGATGCCTGACAGCGCGGTTAGCAATCGGGATTCTCAACTAGCAGAGATTCAGCGAATCGAAGGCATCAATGAACTCTTGGAAAAGGTCTTGAAGGCCAGCGACGTTGAAGTCCCTGACGCCGAACTGGAAACGGAAGCCCCGAATACGCCGGATACAAGGCCCGACTTGAGCGGCATGACGAAAGCCGAACTTCTGGAGCATGCGGAGAGTGAAGGAATTGAGGTGGCAAGGTCTAAGACGAAGGCTGAGATTATCGAGGCGATACAAGGTGCTTAATGGCTCTCAATCCGACACAGATAGCCAATCTCGTAGAAATTACCCGCGAGGATCTTGAGGATGTAGAGTCCGCTGTGTCCGCTATCACGTCCGCACAGGAAACAATCCTCGCCGCTGATATCGTTAGCTGGAACCTAAAACGAAACTCCATCGCGAATCTTAAAGGCAAAGTTAACTACGATGCGGTGGATTTACTCGCCCGTATCTTCTATCGCGTTCGGGATATGCTGGGGTTTGACGAAATAGCCTTCACGGTAGATCCCGGCGCAAACCTCGAAATGCTGGAACTTGAAACTGGAGTGAACTTTGGTTGAGTGAAGTCGGGGACGCTATCAATGAAGTTAGATCCGAACTCGCCAGCGTTGCAAGCGAGTTCATGGCTGACACCTGCACAATTAAACTCGTTTCCAATTCACTGGACGAGTTTGGCGGCTCAACTGATACCGAATCAACAGTAGCTTCAGACGTTCCTTGTGATTACATCGCCATCCGGCCTGAACAACTAGAAATAGCCGGGAAGTCTGTCGTAGGACGCACTCACACTATTACCCTGCCCTCTAACGCAAACACAGAAGCAATACTGCCAAAGCATAAGATCGTTGTGAATGCGCGAGGCAGCACCCCGGCGTTGACGTTTAACGATCCGGTTGTTTTGCCGAGCTCGCTTGAGCCGTTTCTGACCGTGGCGGCGACGTTAGGAGTTCAGTGAGCGTCCGATTAGTCGATAACACGGAGAAGATTAAGCACGCGCTACGCGAACAAGTGGCGGTTGGAATAAATAACGCCTGCCAGTTTTGGGTAGATGAGGCGATTGATCTTGCACCAGAAGACACGGGCTTTCTAAAGGCGCATATCGGACAAACTAAGGCGGCGAACGCGAATGATTTATCAGGGGAAATTAGATCGCTCGCTCCCTACAGCGGCCCGGTGAACTACGGAACGGCGAAGCAATCAGCGCAACCATTCTGGACCGTTTCAGGGCTTCTTACTCGTCAGAAGTTCACCTATCTACTGAAGTCTGGGTTTGTAAAGATCGGCAGAGGAGTGTCGGCAGGTGCGGGAGTTATCAAGTCAGCGTTGATGGACTTTCACGGTCCAATGGGAAGAAAAGGCGGAGGATTCTAATGCCTGATTATCTAGTTCGCTTGCTAACTGGATGTCTCGCTGTGTGGCTCGTTGACCAGGTGCTTGTGAAGTTCGGAGTCGGTGAGCCCGCTGCGCGAGTAATTCAGATCCTCGTGATCATTCTTGCTGTTCTGTACATCGTCTTTGGCTGGATGCTTCGCTTTCAATGAACGAGCTAGACAGATCACTGAAGGCTAAGATGACCGCTGATGGTGGCGCGGGAGGGCTTGCCACGCTTTCTAATGGGGGGTTTCATCAGCAGGCGGCAGATGAAAACACGCCTTTCAATTACACAATCTTTGAGCGCCTAACCGATCTCCCTTCGTACACGTTTGGAAACGTCACAGCATTCAATTACACGCCTTATCAGATCCGACACTACTCAGTGAAGGGTGCAAATAATTCCACGCTGAGTCCGCAAGAGGTGACGGGCAAGATGCTTGATCGAACGATCGTGTTGCTCACAAACCCCTCTCTAAACGTAACCGGAAAATCAGTGCTATGTTGCCGTTTCGACCGTGAAATTCCACTAAGGCCCGAATGGGACGAGACGCTTAAGCGTTGGATTTATGGCAAGGGCGCGATCTACGCGCTGTGGCTAACAAATGCCTAAAGACGATCAAACATCTTCGGAAGTAGCAAAGAAGAAATACGTTTGTGCTGTTGCGTGTGACTTTGAAGGCTTCAAGCCTCCGATCCATTGCGAGGCTGGCGATCCAATTCCCAGGGGCCTGACAGATAAACAGATCAAGGAATACATCGAGGGTGGGTTGATTAAGGAAGCGTAATGGCGACTCCTGTTCACAGCAAAAGCACGGCGGTTTTGGTCGATGAATACGATCTCACCTCCCTGTTTACAAAGATCGCGCCCTCGAACTCGCGGGACGTTTACGATAAGACGGTTCTCGGCGAGTCTTCTAAGTCGTTTCACTTAGGCTTCAAACAGGGCGAGATTAATGCCGAGGGGCTGTTTACGATTTTCACTGAAACGCCGACCTTGGACAGTCTGTTTGGTGAGCCAGGGACGCCGCGGATCGTGAGCGCTTTTCCCGAGGGTCACGCAGTCGGTAAGCCCGCTTACATCCTTTACGCCAACCAATCCGAATTTAGTCTGGACACGTCCGTTGGTGATCTCATTCGCAACGCTGCGAAATTTTCATCCTTGGATGATGGTCTAGAGCGGGGACTGTCGCTTCATCCGTTAAGCGCAGAGGTTGGCACAGCGAACGGCGCGACGGTTGACGGCCTTGCGGCTTCAACAGGTGGTGCGCTTGGGGTCTTACACGTCACGGCGATCGCGGGCGCGGCGCCTAGCGTCGTTATAAAGCTCCAGTCGAGCACTGACGCGGCCGCCTGGGGGGATGTAACCGGGGGTGCGTTTACGGCTGCAACGATTGCAACCAAGCAGCGTCTTGAGATTGCTTCCGGGGTCACGATCAATCGCTATCTGCGGTGTGTTGCCACTTTCGGGGGGACGACGACATCGATCACGTTTCAATGTTCACTAGCAAGGAGATAAGGCCATGCCTACACCTGTCCACGGAACGAACACAGTAGTAAAACTCGACAACGCCGCAGGGTCGCTAACTGCCATCACTGATTACATCGTCAAGGTTGGCCCCTTCGGTCGGCCGCAGGAGACTCACGACGTTACGACGCTGGGCAACACGTCCAAGAACTTCATGCTCGGACTGAAAGACGGCGATCAGATTTCGATTGAGTGCATCTATGACAACGCGCTCGAAACGATACTGGCAGCAATCAACGCTCTTACTACCGGCGCGTCCCAGTCGTTTGAGATTCATCCTGAAGGCACAGCGACAGGCAAGCCGAAGTATTCCGTGGAAACGTTTCTGGCGAACTACAACATTGATTCGAGCGTCAACGCTCCGATCGGCATCAGCATCACGCTTCAAAAGACTGGCGCGGTCACGCGCGGCACGAACTAACGGAGGATTATGGATCTCGGAAACCTGGTAAACGCCACCAAGAGAATTGAAGTTATGTTTGCGGGCGAAGTAACAGCCCTTGAGGTCTACACCCTCGGGAGCGCGCGACTGACGGCAGAGCAACGTCAACCCGTCGCGGAGCTTGCGCTCAATGACAGCGAAGACATCGCGCGGGGCGCGCGTTACGCGCAACAAATCGAGGTAGCGCGGCTTACCCTACCCTTGCTGATTAAGAGTTGGGATGTTACGTGGAAAGGTGAACCGCTTCCTATTGAGGTGATAAACGAACTCGATGAAGCGGGCCAGCGAAAATATCCCATTCCTGATGATTTCGTTGTGCAGGTAAACAGGGCAATCATAGAGGATCTGGCCGACCCTACAACACCCGAGGAATCGCTCAGTTCCTCGGGTCAAACGGCGACGTTAGAAACCCCGATGGCAGTTCAATAGAACTTCCCCCTGAATACCTAGCACTAAACAAGCTTGCTTTTGCGGCGAAGTATCTGAATTGCTCTGTGTTCGAGCTAAACGAACACGGGGACACGGATCTGATTGAGCGGGCCTATGCCTACGCATTGGCAAACAAGCGCGCGGAAATCGCCGCAATGGAATTGGCGAGTGAGCGTAATTCGTAATGGATCTTTTTGACCTCGCGGCCAAAATCACCGTGGACGCTAAGGGCGTCGATAGCACTCTCACGTCTACGCAGCGGAAGGTTAAAAGTCTCGCCACGGAATTCCGCCAGGTTGACGCCGGCACAAAGGGCTTTGGTGGTTCTCTAACATCGCTGGGTTCTACGTTACCCGCCATTGCTGGGAGTTTGACTGTCGCGGCTTCTGCTGTTGGTGGGCTGGCCGCTGGCCTCTTCGCGCTCATAAAGCACGCCGCAGACGCGGGTGATAATCTTTACGATCTCTCGACCAAGACAAATTTCAGCGTCGAAACCCTCTCGGGTTTAGACATCCTCGCCAAGAAAACCGGATCGTCTATCGCGTCACTTTCCAACTCGTTAGTGATTTTTCAGTCGAACATGGTCAAGGCGAGGGATGAAGGGTCGGAGCTTCACTCCGTTTTCCAGCGATTAAAAATTTCCACCGAAGATCAAGAGAAGGCTTTGCGCCAAGCGGTTACTCAACTGGCGAAGATGGGAGCAACCGAAACCCAAGCTGCGGTCGCTAAACAAATCTTCGGACGAGCAGGAAAAGACGTACTCGCGATCATCAAGGAAACTAACGGAAATCTTGATGAGGCTATCGATCGCTTCCAACGCATGGGGCTAATCGTTTCTACCGGAGCAGCGGAAGCAAGTAATCGGTTTAATGACACCCTCGAAGAAACCACTCTTCAGTTGAGTGCTGTTGCGCGCGAGATTGGAACCCAACTATTGCCGATTGCGACCGATGCGCTACAGCGCATTTCGCGGAATCTTCAAGAGAACAAGGATCAGTGGGCGTCCTGGGGTCAAACCATTTCAGACACGTTGCGCGGCGTGGCAATTGCGGCCGACAGCGAAATTGGACGAATGATCGGTAGGCTTGCGCAGTTTGGAGTTGAGTATCTATCGCTAACCGGGCTACTTCTCAAGGCCGCGAATTGGCTGGGTGCGGGTAGTCGGCCTCCTGAGGTGGGTATCGGCGCGAGCGTTAAATTAGGTTCAAAGGCTCGCAATGCAGACTTTGACGATATTGGCAGAACTGGCGGCGGGGGTGGTGGAGGCCGCGCTGCAAAGGTGTCAGCCGGCCAGCAATTACTCAACAGGCTTACCGAGGAATACAATCGCCTTCAGGAAAAGACTCTTGAGCTGACGAAAGTTGAGATCGTTCAGAAGGAACTACTCGACAAGAAGTATCAAAACATTAGTGCCAGTCTCCGAGAGCAGATCGAGACTCTTGCCACGTGGATCGCCATTGACGAACAAGAAGCCAAGGCGTCAAAAACGTGGCGTGAGGCTGCCGAGAAGCAGCAAGATGCTCTCAACGACGCCGCAGCGGAGTATAACGAAGTCCTGCGACAACAGGCGGACGTTCAATCATCTGTTACGGATCAGATTGACGAATATCGGAGACAGTTAGAAGCGCTGAACGGCGGACACGAATCGAATCTCGATTCAGCCATTAAGTTTGCTCGAAAGCTGATGATAATTGCCGAAGCCGCCGGCGGAGCGTCGAAAGAGCTAAAGGCACTAATCGCCCGTCTCTTTGAAGCAGCAAGCGCACTTGATAAAGCGTCGGCTGACAAGAAGTCATCCGAGACGTGGAAGAAAGCAGGCGAGGCGATCGGGTTTCCCTCTACCGAGGAATGGAACAGAGTAGAGGAAGAGCGGCGCCGTCGAGTTGAAGGTTTAGCGCGTGATCTTACCTCGTCCATTGACAGCGCAATCCGCGCTGGCTTCGACCGTGGTGTTAAGGCCGGGGTGGCCTCCATGCTTCAATCACTGCTTTCAATGATCCAAAATATTTTGCTGAAGCAGGTCGAACAAGGTCTAACCGAACTGCTTTCTAACATCAAGATTGGTGGGGGCGGCGGTGGGAAGAACGCCGGTCTCGGTTCTGCGATTGGCATCTTACTAGGAGGGTTAGGCGGAATCTTTGGTGGAGGCGGAGGAGGTGGCTGGGGCAAGGTTGGCGGCTCGATTGGGTTTCCAAAAGTTCCGGTCGGGTTTGCAGAGGGAGGATTCATGCCGCCAAATCAGTGGGCAATGGTAGGTGAACGCGGGCCGGAGTTAATCCGCGCGGGGAACCAAGGCGCATCTGTGGTTCCGAATCACGCGCTAGCGCCGAGTGTCAATATTACGGTGTACGCGAAAGATGCGCAGTCATTTTCGGGAAGGGACACGCAGCAACAGATAACTCGTCAAATGCAGCGCGTAATGCAAGCGGCTGCGGTGAGAGTTAGCTAGGTTTTTGGTTTGAGCACTGGCGGACCAGTTGGAAATGATGTGCGACGTTCGCATAGATATTCAAAAGCGGCCCAGCTTAGAGTCCCGGGTTTTTCCTCGATAGAGCTATTGTCATTGTGTTTTTTAAGAAACTTGCCGTTACGATCATATAGCAATGCCTCATAGCTATAGGCTCGGTTGTGCGCGCAATCGAATACGAGAAAGAGTCGAATCGACCCGAAGTCAGTTCCTGGAAGTGCGACGGCTGATCCATTTGGAAAATCAAACCGCGTCCACCCGCTCACTTTGTCTTCATTGCGGCGGATCG
The nucleotide sequence above comes from Pyrinomonadaceae bacterium. Encoded proteins:
- a CDS encoding isochorismatase family protein produces the protein MLVIIDCQKQFPAVERVIAPVSREIGRAKKRSEWIMVVTYGGRTVTRIASQLRGYQKVVKVNKDYDDGSAVIFERLFAYHWRKKSALGVKHVGRVRHLRVAGVNTSACVMKTVDGLRRFVRVTVISDACANSANMKSPLSPEIHHKGALRRMAKWNNVTIG
- a CDS encoding surface-adhesin E family protein; its protein translation is MKVLILALLIVAPAFGQSDGKKIEKWTPIAWGKDDLRVMHFAPETIRRNEDKVSGWTRFDFPNGSAVALPGTDFGSIRLFLVFDCAHNRAYSYEALLYDRNGKFLKKHNDNSSIEEKPGTLSWAAFEYLCERRTSFPTGPPVLKPKT
- a CDS encoding Rho termination factor N-terminal domain-containing protein codes for the protein MPDSAVSNRDSQLAEIQRIEGINELLEKVLKASDVEVPDAELETEAPNTPDTRPDLSGMTKAELLEHAESEGIEVARSKTKAEIIEAIQGA